Part of the Macellibacteroides fermentans genome, CTTCCTGTTAACAGTAAATAAAAAACGAAGAAAGAGGATGAATTAAGTATCCTCTTTCTTCGTTTTATTATCATAATATAGATATAGGATATTCCCGGTTAAAGGTTTTCCAACATTCTTTTTAGTACGGCTTGTGCAGAGATTTCGCGATTTGCAGCTTCTTGAATAACTATTGATTGAGGACTTTCAATAACATCATCCGTTACAATCATATTTCGTCTTACAGGAAGACAATGCATGAAATAAGCATTGTTTGTCAGCGCCATTTTATCTTCATCTACAGTCCATGATCGATCCAATGAAAGTATTTGCCCATAATTTGGATCAGCATAGGCCGCCCAGTTCTTCGCATATACAAAATCAGCACCTTTAAATGCCTTTTTTTGATCATACTCCACTTTAGCATTTCCAACAAATTGCGGATCTAATTCGTAACCTTCAGGATGTGTAATTACAAATTCATAATCAGCGGCGTTCATCCATTCTGCAAAGCTGTTGGGAACAGCCTGGGGCAAAGCTTTGGGGTGAGGAGCCCATGTAAGAACAACCTTTGGACGGGCCGTCTTTTTATATTCTTCGATAGTGATCAGGTCGGCAAAACTCTGAAGTGGATGTCTGGTTGCAGCTTCCATACTAAATACAGGACGTCCGGAATATTTAATAAACTGATTTAAAATCATTTCATTGTAATCTTCTTCCTTGTTCTCAAAACGGGCAAACGAACGAACGCCAATTATATCACAATAACAGCCCATTACAGGAACAGCTTCAAGCAGGTGTTCGGGTTTATCGCCATCCATAATAACACCTCGTTCGGTTTCCA contains:
- a CDS encoding N-acetylornithine carbamoyltransferase: MKNFTCVKDLGDLQVALKEAFEIKKDRYQFCELGKNKTLLMIFFNSSLRTRLSTQKAAMNLGMNTMVLDVNQGAWKLETERGVIMDGDKPEHLLEAVPVMGCYCDIIGVRSFARFENKEEDYNEMILNQFIKYSGRPVFSMEAATRHPLQSFADLITIEEYKKTARPKVVLTWAPHPKALPQAVPNSFAEWMNAADYEFVITHPEGYELDPQFVGNAKVEYDQKKAFKGADFVYAKNWAAYADPNYGQILSLDRSWTVDEDKMALTNNAYFMHCLPVRRNMIVTDDVIESPQSIVIQEAANREISAQAVLKRMLENL